In Ktedonobacterales bacterium, the genomic stretch GGTGGTGTCATTGCTTCCCCTTGCTTTTGGTCATTGCTGGTGATAGACTGCTTTCCGGGCGTGGTGGGGTTCCCCTCCAAAATCGCCGAGGGGGTAAAACGAGCGCGTCCTCTGCCGCCGATTCGGCAAGCGTCTGGCAACAGATAAGCACACAGCCAAAGGGCGAGAGGAAAGGCAAGCATTCTCCGACTCCTCTGCGTGAGCAGAAGCAGGAGATAGAGGCCGTGAGCAGTTCGGCCAGTACGGGTAACGTGTGTTTGGTTGATTCAGCCTGGGGCGCTGATGACCACTGCATTCGTACCAACAAGGCAATGGTTATCCATTGTTGAGAAACTGTATACTCTTGATTCTGGAGGGATCAACGGCTGTACATGTGGCTTCCGTCCCCCAGTTTATTCATCCAAATACAAATAGTATAAAGGCAAATCAGTGCATGTCATCATACAACGACCCCGGCGTTTCCGGCGCAGAGGGTGGATCGTCATCGCCATACTTTTGTTGGCGGTGATCCTGATTGGGGCAGCAGGAGCGGTCAGCGCCAGCCTCCAGGCTCAGGGGCAGCCACACTACCAATCAGCAGTGGGAACACCGATCTTCTTACCTTCCCCAACACACAGCGCCAACGGCGCACACACAGGCTCAGGCGCCAATCTGTCCCTGCCTTCTCCCATCATTGGCCCGGCAAGCAATGGCCTGCCGCCAAGCCTGCCAACCAGAAGCGGGATGATCTATGCCAATAGAAATGGGGTCTACCTGCTGAGAGCCAACGTTGCTCTCCCCGAAAAACTCAACACACCTGGCTATTCGGCGCTTGTCCCGCCGCTCCTGACCAGCAAGGGCCAGCTACTCTATGCGGGAAACGGCCTTTATCTCCTCGATCTCTTCAGGTTCTTCGAAGGAGAAACGACGACACCGCTTCAGATTGCCAACATTGATACGCAGAAACAGGTCATCGCTTCGATGGCGATGAGCGCCGATGGGCAGGAGATATTCTGGAGTGTCGAGCCACATAATGGCAGCGGCGCTATCTCGCTTTATGAGGCTGCGCTGACAGCAGCGGGCAGCGTGTCGCCCACCTTGCTCTATGAGCAGCCTGCGAATACCTGCCCCTGCTATATGATCTTTGGACTCTCAAGAGCCGACATACATGGAGCAGCTTCCTTGCTCTTAACGGATAATCTAGGGACACCCGCTGACCAGGGAACGGGGCTGTGGGCCTTTAATCAGGACCAGCAGCAGGTAGGCCAGGAGATGCTGGCCGAAGACCAGGGCCAGGCGCCTCTGGCGCTTTCTCCAGATCACACGCTTCTGGCCTTCGCTCCGACCACCGGCGTCGTTCCAGAACCAACCGATAACAGCGTACCAGCCCAGATTGGAAGTCAACCCTATGGAAACAGTCTATCAGTGGTGGGCTGGAATGGAAGCGGGACCGGCAATCCAGTGATGATTGTTCCACCTCAAACCAACGTCCACAGCTTCTCAGCGTATCATTGGATTACGACGCCGATCATTTCATCTGATAACAAATCGCTTGCGTATATCCAGTTCTCCTCAGACGATACCGGCCCCTATGACCGGCATAGCGCGCTCTATGTTGCTGACACGAAGGGGAATAGCCCGCCAACGGTGGTGGCGAACTTCAGCGCGCGCCTGGTGGAACTGGGAGGCTGGCTCGATAATCATACCCTCCTGCTGTACGCCGACAACGGCATCTATGCTATGGATACCCAGACAGCCGCCATTTCATTACTGGCAGTGGTCAATGGATACAGTAATATCATCGGGCTTGTTCACATACCGGCTACTCCACCGGGCGGCTCCCATTGCGCCCTCCAATGTACCCCATAGCGCCTTCTTCACCATAAGGAGCGCAGACGAGCGGCGCGCCCATCCGCTGCGCCGCTCGTCTCAAGAACGCTGCGCCTCTCGCCTGATAACTTGCTCGATTCCCGCTGCGTCAACTCCTGGCCCAAAGCCCGGCTGTTTTTCTAACCAGAGCAAGTACTCTCGATTGCCATCCCGGCCAGCGATAGGTGAAGTGGTCAGCCCGCTCGGAAAGAGCGGTGGGGTCTGCGCTGGCGCCCAGTCGCACAGCGTCAGCAGCACACGGCGGCGTACCTGTGGGTCGCTGATGACGCCTGCCCCCCGATCAGCCTCGGCCTTGCCAGCCTCAAACTGCGGTTTCACCAAGGCCACCATCCAGGCTGCCGGAGTCGTCAGCGCGGCTACACGCGGCAGCACAAGCCGCAGCGAAATAAATGAGACATCAATAACGGCGCACTGGACAGGTGCGGGCAGATGCTCCAGATAGCGAATATTCGTGCGCTCCATTACCACCACGCGCGGATCGTTGCGCAGTTCCCAGGCAAGCTGCCCCTGGCCGACATCCACCGCGTACACCAGGCGCGCCCCTCGCTGAAGCAGCACATCCGTAAAGCCGCCGGTGGAAGCGCCAACATCCAGGCAGGTCAACCCCGCCGGACTGAGGCCAAACGCATCGAGCGCGCGTTCCAGCTTCAGGCCGCCCCGGCTGGCGTAGCGTAATTCGCCCCGGCTATCGCGCACCTCGCAGAGCGTATCTACGGACACCAGTGTACCCGCCTTATCAATCACCCGCCCGCCAACCGTCACGAGGCCCGCCATAATCAGTGCTCTGGCTCGTTCGCGGCTGGGCGCCAGCCCGCGCTGGACCAACAACTGGTCCACCCGTTCTTTTCTGCTTGCAGCCATCGCGTCCTCCTCCCTGTTCAGAGTAGCATATGATTCATCTCGGATGCTGGCGCTTCCAAATTATAAACAGACCAGCGCGACCGGCATTCCTCTTGACCCACGCTGTCTGACTGACTATACTCTTAGGTGTTCCTCCGCGTATATCGTTCGCCGTCGAATTCAGGAGGTCGTCCCCATGACTGTTTCCATCAACATCCCTCAGATCGTTCTCCCCGACACCTACAACGCAGCCTCCACGTTCCTGGATCGCAATGTAGAAGAGGGGCGTGGCGAGCGTATCGCCGTCTACTACGAAGACCAGGGCTGGACCTATCGCCAGTTGCAGGCGCTGGCAAATCGCATCGGCAATAGCCTGGACAATCTCGGCATGGAGAGGGAACAGCGCGTGGCCCTGCTGCTGCTGGATTCTCCCCAGCTTGCTGCGGCGTTTTTGGGGGCCATCAAGCTTGGCGCGGTTCCCATCCCCATGAACACATCGCTGCGCCCGGCTGATTATGTCTATATCCTCAATGACAGCCGGGCAAAGGCGCTGCTAGTAGACGCGGCCCTCTGGCCGCAGATAGCGGGCGTTCGCAGCCAGCTCCAACACCTGCGCCATATCGTCGTCATTGGGCGCAGCAAGCTGGATGCAGGCGAAGAACAGGTCGGCTTGCTCGACTTCGACGAGTGGGTTGCGGGCGCTTCCGATGCGCTGGCTGCGGCCCCCACCAGCAAAGATGACACCGCTTTCTGGTTGTACAGTTCCGGCAGCACCGGCTTCCCCAAAGGCTGTGTTCATCTCCAGCACGATATGATCCTCTGCACCGAACTGTATGCACGCCCTTTCCTGAATATCACCAAAGATGACATCACCTTTTCAGGGGCCAAACTCTACTTTGCCTATGGGCTGGGCAACAACCTGTATTTCCCTTTCGCCGAAGGCGCTGCCGCCGTCTATTATGCGGGCCGACCAATCGGCGAAGACCTCCTCAAAGTCATTGATCGCTATCACCCAACCATCTTCTATGCCGTGCCCACTCAGTACGCCTCGATGCTGGCAATCCCCGACGCCGGAAAGCGCTTTGATTGCTCGTCGCTGCGGGTCTGTGTCTCCGCCGGAGAGCCGCTGCCAGCCGATTTCTACCGGCGCTGGAAAGAGCGCTTTGGCGTTGAGATTCTCGACGGCATTGGCAGCACCGAAATCTGCCACATCTTTATCTCCAACCGCCAGGGCGAGGTGCGGCCAGGCAGTTCGGGTAAACTTGTACCCGGCTACGAGGCGAAGATCGTTGATGAGCAGGGCCAGCCAGTCCCGCAAGGAGACATCGGCAACCTCTTGATTAAAGGTGACAGCACCTGCGCCTACTACTGGAACAAGCACGAAAAGACGAAGCAGACCATCCAGGGCGAATGGATTCAGACCGGCGATAAATACTACCAGGATGAAGACGGCTTTTTTTGGTATTGTGGCCGGTCAGATGATATGCTAAAAGTGGGTGGGCAGTGGGTCTCGCCAGTGGAGGTCGAGTCGGCCCTGGTGATGCACCCGGCAGTACTGGAGGCAGCCGTCGTGGGCCATGCCGATGCCGACGGACTCATCAAACCGAAAGCCTACGTCGTCCTTCAGCAAGGGCAGACGGCAAGCGATGCGCTGATTGACGAATTGAAAGCGTTTGTGAAAGATCGGCTGGCAGCCTTCAAGTATCCACGCTGGATCGAATGCGTGGCAGAACTGCCCAAGACCGCTACTGGCAAGATTCAGCGTTATAAGTTGCGCGAGCAGGCATAGGAGCGAAAGCATCCACGCGCCTTGTGAAGAGATCGCGTTCTGGCGGTTGTCTCCACAAGGCGCGTGACATCACGCACATGGGCAAAGAGGTATTGGATCAGGCGCGCGCGCTTGATGCTGTCGAAGCCAATTGGTGCGCCGCCTGGATGACCCTTGGCACAATTGAAGAACCCCCGCGCTCGCTGGTGGAAGACACCAGCGAGTGGGTGCGCATCATCACCCCTGAAGGGCCAGAGCTGCTGTTGAATAATATCTTGCGCTTTCACCCTGCTGGCCCGGTCACTGCCCAGGCTGTGGAGCGAGCGATTGCGCCCTATCGCAGATACCATCTGCCGTTTCAGTGGTGGCTCACGCCGAATGGCAATCCCCCCGGGCTGGCAGGCGAGTTACGGAGGCTGGGCATGTATCCCTGGGGCACCGCCAAGGCGATGGCGTTACCGCTGCAAGGCTGGGAGCCTTCGGCAAACGTTTGCCTGCACCGCCAGGTGACGGTGCGGCGCGTGCCTCTGGATGACGAGGAGGGCCGCTGGCGCGCCCTGCATGTGATCTGCACTGTGTTTGGCGTTCCTCATGGGCCGATGGGGCGCTGGTGCAGCGT encodes the following:
- a CDS encoding TlyA family RNA methyltransferase; the protein is MAASRKERVDQLLVQRGLAPSRERARALIMAGLVTVGGRVIDKAGTLVSVDTLCEVRDSRGELRYASRGGLKLERALDAFGLSPAGLTCLDVGASTGGFTDVLLQRGARLVYAVDVGQGQLAWELRNDPRVVVMERTNIRYLEHLPAPVQCAVIDVSFISLRLVLPRVAALTTPAAWMVALVKPQFEAGKAEADRGAGVISDPQVRRRVLLTLCDWAPAQTPPLFPSGLTTSPIAGRDGNREYLLWLEKQPGFGPGVDAAGIEQVIRREAQRS
- a CDS encoding benzoate-CoA ligase family protein codes for the protein MTVSINIPQIVLPDTYNAASTFLDRNVEEGRGERIAVYYEDQGWTYRQLQALANRIGNSLDNLGMEREQRVALLLLDSPQLAAAFLGAIKLGAVPIPMNTSLRPADYVYILNDSRAKALLVDAALWPQIAGVRSQLQHLRHIVVIGRSKLDAGEEQVGLLDFDEWVAGASDALAAAPTSKDDTAFWLYSSGSTGFPKGCVHLQHDMILCTELYARPFLNITKDDITFSGAKLYFAYGLGNNLYFPFAEGAAAVYYAGRPIGEDLLKVIDRYHPTIFYAVPTQYASMLAIPDAGKRFDCSSLRVCVSAGEPLPADFYRRWKERFGVEILDGIGSTEICHIFISNRQGEVRPGSSGKLVPGYEAKIVDEQGQPVPQGDIGNLLIKGDSTCAYYWNKHEKTKQTIQGEWIQTGDKYYQDEDGFFWYCGRSDDMLKVGGQWVSPVEVESALVMHPAVLEAAVVGHADADGLIKPKAYVVLQQGQTASDALIDELKAFVKDRLAAFKYPRWIECVAELPKTATGKIQRYKLREQA
- a CDS encoding GNAT family N-acetyltransferase, translating into MKRSRSGGCLHKARDITHMGKEVLDQARALDAVEANWCAAWMTLGTIEEPPRSLVEDTSEWVRIITPEGPELLLNNILRFHPAGPVTAQAVERAIAPYRRYHLPFQWWLTPNGNPPGLAGELRRLGMYPWGTAKAMALPLQGWEPSANVCLHRQVTVRRVPLDDEEGRWRALHVICTVFGVPHGPMGRWCSVNPRFHIYLAELDGQPAAAMALLLAGEVAGLYHVATLSAYRRQGIAARMIVQGLQEAREQGARLAVLTATPEGEHLYKSLGYEPCGVIEQWTPGGSLLSKLYYG